ACCAGCACGAAATAACCCTGGGCCAGAGAGCCTCTCGGCGTTGGCGCAAAAACATCCAGCGCGTCCAGGGTCACCGCCTGCTCTTGCGATGTCGCTCCTGTAGCCAATGGTCCAATCCCCTCTTGCCAAAGACTCCGTCCCATCCAGCCCCCCATCATGAGCCCGAACAGGACCATGGCGGCTATAGCGGCGGGAGCGGGAAACATATTCGCCAAGGCATTTCGCCAATCGCGATGGCTCGATGGGGATTGCTCGGTGATTTTTCGCATAACCTCCCGAGCGAATTCCGGTCTTGGTTGCACCGAAATCGAATCGTCCAGGTCCTGCCAGAGTTGCCGCAACTCCACCAAGGCCAGACGGCAGTCCGGGCACTCCTTGAGATGCGCTTCTATTGCCAGAAACCAATCAAACGATACTTCGCCGTCTGCAAAGGCTGACAGCTTCCTGCGAACCGAGGCGCAGTCTTTTTTTGAGGCTGTTGGCTTGTTCATACCGTTCACTCCGTTTGTCGGGGCTGCTCAATGCACTTCATGGGTGATCCGGCCATCACGAACTTCAAATATTCTGTCGAACCCCTCGACCATGCGGTGGTCATGGGTAACAACCAGGATGGCTGATCGGTTTTCCACAGCCAATTTTTTAAGGAGCGCCATGACGTTGTGGCCGTTTTCTGTGTCTAGGGCGGCGGTTGGTTCGTCAGCCAGGATCACCTTGGGCCGGTTGGCCAGCGCCCGGGCGATGGCAACGCGTTGCGACTCACCGCCAGAAAGGGCGGTTGGGTAGTTGTTCAGCCGATGTCCCAGATTCAGTGCTGACAGCAATTCTGCCGCCCGCTCCTTGGCTTCCTTACGGGGGATGTGATTGATTTCGAGCGCAACCATCACGTTTTCCATGGCGGTCAAAAAAGGGATAAGGTTGTGCGATTGAAAGATGAATCCAAGTTTCTCCCGCCGGATGCGTTTGAGATCCTGGCCCGGCGTCCAACCATTCGCGGCAACGACTGTCCCGTCAATGACCACCCGGCCACAGGTGGGTTCATTGATAAGCCCGATGGCGGTCAGAAGCGTCGTTTTCCCAGAGCCGGACGGACCGAGAATGGCCACCAGTTCTCCAGGCGCGACCTGGAACGTGGCGTCCGCGATAGCCGTCACCTCTGTCTCGCCCTTGCCGTAGATTTTCGTCAGACTTTCGATCTCGACCGCGTACATGGACTAGCCTCCCAGGGCTTCCGCCGGTTCGACCCGCATGGCCTTGCGGATGCCGACCAAGCTTGAAATGGTGCAAATGGCCAGGATGAGGACAAAGAGTCCTTGGAGGTCAGAAGCCTCCAGAACGATGCGGCGCGGGAATTTTTCATAGGTCAAGGTGATCAGGGCATAGCCGATGCCGTAGGCCAGTACCCCCATGAGCAAGGACTGCTCCAGGATCATACCCACAATCACCCCATTGGGAGAACCAATGAGCTTGAGTGTGGCGATGACCCGAATCTTGTCGATGGTCGAGGTGTAGATAATAAGCGAAATGATGACCGCCGAGATAACCAGCAGGATAATCCGAAAGAGACCCAGCTGCATTCGCGCCTTTTCGATCAGGCCCATCGTCAGGATGCGGGTTTGTTCGGCTTCGGACATGGCCCGGTAGTGATTCCAGCGACTGATCCGTTCCTGCACGGCTTCCAGATCCGCCCCCGGGGCGAGCCGGGCCACCACGGTGTTCACCACGTGGGTCGATCCGGTGATGCCGGAAATAACCGAGGCCATGGCTGCAGCCTGGGGAGGAGAAAGTGTCTTAATGTCGCTTAGGGTCGCAGCATTCCTTGCCCGATCATTGCGAATGGCATTATTGTCTTTCTTGAATTGAATATCCTGGGCATCAGACAAGCTCACGTAAGCAAGGGGATCTCCACCGGAAGAGACCATTTTCCCGGTTATGCCGACCACCGTATAGTCATGCAGGCCGAGATGGATTGTCTCGCCAAGCTTCATCTGCATCCCCTGAGCAACCACCATCTCGTAATGCTTCTGTCGAATGCCCCGGCCAGCCAGGATAGCCGGAGGGCCGCCAAGGCCTTGCAAGTCGTAGCCGACCAGGAAGAACCGGAACAACTTGCCTTGGCGATCAACCTGAATGGTCTGGAAGGATAAAGGCGAGGCCTCGGCCACGCCGGGAACGGCGGCAATGCGGTATTTCAGGTCTTCTGGTACGCGGGAATTTTCAGCGAACGGGCCATTGGTGTCCTGCTGCACCACCCAGATGTCCGCTGCTGTGGCCTCGCTGATGGACATGGCGTCGGCAAACAGGCCGCGATAGATGCCGCCCATGCTCATCACCACGCCGATGAGCAACCCGAGGCCCAGGGAAGTCAGGATGAAACGCCCTTTATTGTAACGGATATCGCGTACGGCCAGATTCATTGCAACACCTTGGCCCGCTGTCCATCTGCAAACGCACTCATGGCCTGCGTTGGAGCGACCACGATCTGCTCGCCCTCCTCAAGGCCGCTTCGCACCTCCACGAAATCTCGCCGGTCCTCAATGCCTATGTCCACGGCCTTGAAACCAAGCCGACCGTCCTTGAGAACCCATACCCCGCGTGTCTTACCGCGTGAGGCAATCGCTACGGAGGGAAGCGACGGGACGCTGTTTTTCGCACCGGTCACAAGGAACACGTCGGCCTGCTCTCCCAACCGGAAGTGTTCAATGGGTGGTTCAAATATCACATCCACTTCGGATTCCTCGGTGACCCGGTCGCTTTGCCGGCCAATCCGGGCAACCCGCCCTGGAAACTGCTCGCCAGGGGCGCTCCGCAACGTGATGATAGCGGCGTTTCCGACCCGCACCCCAGCCATGTGCGATTCGTCGACATTGGCTTTGATCCATACCGTCCTGGGGTCCGTGAACTGAAAGATGGTCTGTCCCGGAGTCACGATGGCCCCCTGTTCCAAGTCCCTGGACAGGATCAATCCATCACTGGGGGCGTATATCCGGGCATCTGCGAGTTTCGCTTGAGCAAACCTCTGGCTGGCTGTACCCAGTTTCTCGTCCATCCGGGCCGATTCAAGGGCGGCATGAGCCCGACTGACTTCTTCTTTCGCTACCTGGAAAGCAACTTGAAGCTCTTCTGTATCTTTTTTGGGAACATAATCCTTCTCCAGCAGACGTTCGAAGCGTTCGGCGTTTTTTTTCGCCAAATCCACATTGGCCAGGGCCTTTTGCAAAGTGGCTGCTTCAACGTTTTGGGCTGCCTGGGCCTTAAGCACAGAAGCCTCGGCTTGGCGCACCTGCTCGGACAAATCGTCGTTTTCCAACCGGGCCAGCAGCGAGCCCTGCTTGACCAGGTCTCCTTGGTCTGCCTGGAGTTCGACAATCTTCCCCGTGATCTTGCTGGAAATCCCCACGACAATCTTGGCCTCGACCGTTCCATTGCCATAAACCTGTGCCGTCAGATCCCGGCTGACGAGCTTGGTGACCTTAACGGAAACGGGCGCAAAAATGGTTGTCTTCACCAAAACAGCCGTTGCCACAAGAGCGGCCGCCGCAATCCAATACTTTTTGCCGGGTCGTTGCATGGGTACGATTCCTCAAACCGGTTGGTCAGGCAGCAGCCTGAACGCCAAGGACAGAAAGGGGCATGACCGCGCCAAGCCCGATGCCAAAGGAGCCACTACCATTGGCCGGGACTGACTTTTGGCCGCTCCTCAAAAGTGGAACCGGCGAAAGAGAAAAAACCTGCGGTTTATTTGTGGTGGGCGGCCAATTTTTTTAAAAGACTGGCTTTGGCCCTGGCCAGGAGGGCATCCACGGCAGGGACCGAGCAGTCCAGAATGGCCGCAATTTCCTGGTAGGACAATTCTTCATACCGCCTAAGCACCAGGGCCAGCCGCTGGTTGTTGGGCAATGACCGGATGGCGGCCAGGACCAGCTGACTTTGCTCCGCCTGGAGGAGCGCGTCTTCTGGCGAGGATGTGGGGACGATGGGTTCGGGGAATTCCGGAGCGGCAGCGTCACCGGCAGTCCAGAATGATCCGATGAGCCGGATATGACGTCGCCACAGCGATTGCGCTTCGCTACGGCAACAGTTTGCGGTCACCGTGTACAGCCATGTGGTGAATTTGGCTGTCGGGACGTAGTTCCCGCAATGACGCCAAACTCGCAGAAAGACTTCCTGGGCCAGATCATTGGCCACGTCTTCTTTTCCGAAAAATCGATAGATGATTCTGAAAACGGAGGCCTCATGGCGACGGATCAGGCAGGTGAAGGCCATCCTGTCGCCATCCTGCACCAAAGACATGAGTTCTTCGCTGGACAGGCCAGTGCAATCTTTTTTCACGATGTTCTACATGTGCTCGCATCGCTGCAGAACATCAATGGCTCAAAATAGGACCAGGGACAGGCCCATTCCGGTCAAGACCACCCAAAGCACGTCGACATTGCGCCGCAGGGCCGCAAACGCGGCTGCACCGAGCAAGGCGGCAGGACTGTCCAGGGGACGACAAGGCACCGTGTACCGGTGATGGCGGCCATCAGTCCTGCCCGCGTAGCTAATCGGCACGGTGGCCAGGCTCGCTGACGGCGTTTTTTTTCAGGATGCATCTGACATATCCAAATGTCCAACCAGGAACTTTTTGAACAAAAAATATAAATATTACAATGAATTGCGGCAATGCCCCCCCCTCGCCAAGGAGCAAAAATCGTTCTTGGCCAGCCATCTTAGTGCAAAAAACGAAAGGCCCCGACTGTAGAAGCCGGGGCCAGTAAAGTTGCGATGTAAAAATGACTAATGGGTTGTTGTGGCGGCCTCGACTAAGAGTGTAGAGCTCGTGTTTACCACACGTGGAGTTTGCCAGATTGTATTTGTTGCTGGCCTCTAAGTGCTCTACTGCGAGGGAGACTGTCCGACATTTAATTCACCCAATGGCATTCCCTCCGTTAAGATTGCAGACAACCTTCACAAAGGACACGACTAAGATATAGGGCCGGGCCGCAACTCTGTCTAGTGCTTTTTTTGAGGTGGATTCAAAAGAATCACCGTGAATTCAGGCAGTCTGGGAAAAGCTCAATAAGTTCGCTGAGAAATTTGTGCGCATTCCCTGCCGACAGGCCAAGCCCACGGGAAATTGTGCTTTCAGCCTAGGGGGTCCATCCTGGAGCGGGGATGGGACCGGGGGCAAAGGCCCCAGGGCCAGGAAAACGGTCCAGGAAGGGGGCGTAGGTTGCGAATTCAGGGGGGGGGCGGCCGGGGCGGCGCTGGGGGAGAGGACGAGCTGGTCCAGGAAGACCAATGGGGCCGGGTAAATTCCCAGCCACTTTGAATCGCTCCGGCTGTTCCTGCGTCAAACACTGCATCAGGGTCAGTCTTCGATGCCCGTGCCAATGAACCAAATTGTTAAAGTAAGGCTCAGATCATTTAAAAACCGAGATGAAAAACCCTAACCTTTTATCTTGCTATCAATGGAAGAGAACGATCCTTGACAACGTTTTTCATTACGAGAGTCGATGTAAGTCGCTGAACGCTTGGCAGGGTAGAAAGGTGTTCGTCGTAAAGCCGTTGAAAAGAAGGGAGGTCACAAGTTACAATATTCAGGAGATAGTCGAGGTCTCCAAAGAGACGCTGTGCGTCAATCACTTCCGGAACTTTCATGACTGCATCTTCGAACGATTCGACGGCTTGGCGATTACCCTCACGCAAAGTAACAAAAACGAGGGCGGAAAAATTCAGACCTAGCGCACCGGGGTCAAGATGTGCGCGATACCCTTTTATCACACCTGACTGCTCAAGCGCGCGTATGCGGCGATGGCATGGAGAAAGGCTTAGCCCAACCCTGTCGGCCAACTCAGTGACTGAGAGGCGACCGTCGAGCTGAATCTCCGCAAGAATTTTTCTATCAATCTCGTCCATTCGAATAATCCTTCCAAAATTTTCTCCATTAAAGGGAAAAATTGCAAGCACATTCTAATTAAATCAGCATATCCTTTGGCCAGTTTACGACTCCATTACAGCATAGGAGTTCAGACATGGCTATAGGAATTCTCGCGGCATTCTGGGCTGTTTCATTTCTGCTGGTGATATCACCAGGGATGGATTGGGCATACACAATCTCAGCTGGGATGCGCGGTCGGATGGTTTTACCAGCCGTGATCGGGTTATTAATCGGCTATTTGATCATTACAGCAATCATCGCAGTTGGCTTTGGAGTGTTAATTTCGCAGAATGTTATTATCATGACAAGTATAACGGCTTTAGGAACTATATATCTGCTATGGCTTGGAATAAATACGCTGCGTCATCCTTCTGTCCCTCAAGTTGGTGAGGCGCAAGAATCCGATTCATGGTCACGCTGGGCAATAAGGGGCGTTGGTGTGAGCGGCCTAAACCCCAAAGGGTTCATACTATTCTTCGCACTTCTTCCACAGTTCACCGATCCAGCAGCCTCTTGGCCTATCGCTGCTCAGATCATGGCACTAGGAATTGTTCACATTATCAGCTGCGGCGTCATTTATTTACTTGTCGGCTATTGTTCAAAAGCAGTTCTACAAACGAGTCCTCGCGCTGCACGAATAGTGAGTCAATTTTCTGGGGCTTCGATGACTGCTATCGCACTATTGCTATTTGCTGATCAAATCTTGCGTCACTCTTGACCTCTTGATTAACTTCAGAACTAAACGAAGGAGGAAACATGATCGTTAAATCAGAGGATGCGCAACAGAGGAGCTTTCTCGGCGTTGACTTTGTTTTGCTATCACACGGATCCGAGTCCATGGTAGCCAAAATGCTCTATAAAGCAGGGGATAACGTTCCTTTTCATAAACATCCAAACGAGCAAAGCGGCTATATAATTTCAGGAAAATATCGCATCATCTTCAACGATCAAGACCAAGAGATAGGCCCAGGAGATTCTTATACTATTCCTAGGAATGTCGAACATCGCATCGAAATCATATCTCCAGGCGAAGTTCTAGACGTTTTTAGTCCGCCTAGGGCAGATTATATATGACCAATGAAGTTTCCAGGCACTGCGGCTGCTGTTCATTCACGAGTGCGCGTAAAACAAGTCAACCACTAGGATTGTCAGAACAATTTCGGAAGTAAAAGGAGAAGGTCAGCGAAGGGTTCTTGCTGGCCTTCTTTATTGGAATGGGATGTTTGCCGGGGGAAATGAACAAGGTTGATGTTTCCACCCAAGCAAATTTTCAGCGGATGCATCCGAAATATCCAAAAGTCCAACCCGGTGCGAACCCAAAGGAAATCGGGCTTTCAGCCGAGGAAGCACACCCTGGAGCGGGGATGGGACCGGGGGGATAAAACTCCAGCCCCAGAGGAACGGCCCAGGAAGGGGGCGTAGGGCGCGAATCCAGGGGGTGTCCGGGCTGGCGGCCGGGGAGCTGGACAGGAGGAGCCCAGTGTTCGGGAAAAGAGATTTTCATCAGGGCCGAACTTGCGCAACCACGCACTCGAAATGTCCTAATGTCCATCGTCAGGTCGCAGCCGACAGAAATATTCTGCGAAAACAGAACAATAGCCGCATGCAAACGAAACCCAGCGACGCGTAGGTGCGTTCTTGCCGCTGGGCACCGTGACGCCGTTCATTTTCCGCCGCCAACGCATCGGAAATGGCCAAACGTCCAAATCAAGACAGGGAATTTGGGGGACTGTTGGAATTTTTTCCAGGTAACCTCTTGAAAATTTTCAAGAGGTCGCCCCCGGGGTGGGGAGGGAAGCGAGTCAGCCGGCCGGGGCCTGGGCTGTCAGAGCCAACAGGAACGTTGGCGGTGAGTTGGCACGGGGCCAAAGAAAAAGGGGTTACCGATTTCTCGGTAACCCCTTGGCATGCTTCGTGGTGGAGCTGGAGGGAATCGAACCCACGACCTCTTGAATGCCATTCAAAATCCTCCCGAATTCCGATCAACCCCTCAACCATTTATAATTCCTGGAGAATTAGGAATCACTCCGGAACCCTGGGATTTGTTTGTTTCACCCGCTATAAAATGACACAGATTTTGGTCTATTTTTGGTCTAGCAATCACGGAAAGGGACGGGAAAAGCGGGGTAGCGGTGGACAAGTAATAGACAAAATGACGAGGATTTTTAAAAAAGTACAAGAATTGCAGGGTCTTTTCGACCGCCTTCTAAGCAGACGGCCGCAGGTTCGAATCCTGCCGGGCGCACCAGAATAAAATCAAGGGGTTAGGCCATGTTTGGCCTGACCCCTTTTATCATGTGGATAACCGGGTTGGATAACATCCTGGTCAACCATACGGGATAACGAGGAAATTTTGGATAACATCCAGGCAGACGTTGTCCTGCGTAGAGGCAGACGGTGGGGGAGATGGGAATGCGGGGCTGGATACCATGGGGCAGAAAGAGGCAACCGGCCAAGGCCATTTTCCCAGAGCCCGCACTGCCTCCAGACAACCTCAAGGGCATGAACCGGTGGCGCGTGGCAACACAGCCATGGCCTTAAGGCCTCGGCCTCCTTCTCTATTTTCCAGAACAAGACCACCTCCCATTTGCTGCAGCACTGCCTCGACGATTGCGAGCCCCAGCCCGCACCCTGTGGGGGGCTGCCGTTTGCCGCGAAAAAAGCGTTGTGTCGCCAGGGGAAGTTCGTCAGGGGCCAGGCCAGGCCCTTCGTCCTCGATGATCACGCCCTGTCCGTTCGGCATGACATCCCAGGTGATCGCGCCACCTTCCGGCGTATGCTGCACGGCATTTTCATGGAGATTGCGCAAGGCGATGCCGAGCGTTTCCCGGTTCGCCGTGACTATGAAGTCTCGCAGGGCGGGAGCGATGCGGACCGTGACGATCCTTGCCGCCGGCTGCGCCGGTTTGCTGATCTCCTCGATCACGACGCCGACGCATACGCACTCGGCTTGAATGGATTCCAGTCCGCTATCGAGCTTGGCCAGGGTCAGCAGCTGGCGCACCAGGCGTGTGGCGCGGTCAACAGAAAGCAGGATATGCCGCAGGGCTCCTTGCCTGACGCTTGGATCGTCGGCTGCCATGGCGATTTGCGCCTGCGTCTTCAATCCGGCCAAGGGCGTGCGCAGCTCATGAGCGGCGAAGGCCGTGACGTCCCGTTCGTGGCGTCGGGCCGTCTCCACCTTGGCGAAGAGGCTGTTTAAGGCCTCGGCCAGAGGGCGCAGCTCGACCGGGGCGTGTTGTGCCGGTAGAGGCCGCATGTCGTCGGCTTCCCGGGACTTGAGTTCCCCGGCCATGTCGAGCAGTGGCCGCAGTCCGCGTCCCAGGCTCAACCAGATGAGCAGGCTGAGCACGGGAAGCATGAGGAGCGCGGGGATGGAAAGGCCCTTGACCAGATCGGCCACAAGCTGGTCGCGTTGGCCGAGGCGGTCGCCGATCATCACGCGCACGCCCTTGGCGGGATTTTCGATGGTATACACCCGCCAGTTCTCGCCGAGGATGCGGCGATCAGAGAAACCGGTCGCCTTGTCAGTCATGGAGACGTCCGGCGCGCTGCCGGACCGGGCGATGAGGCGTCCGTCCAGGGACCATATCTGGCAGGAAAGCTGGCGTTCGTAGTGTTCCGGCATTGCGGCGGCGCTTGCTGCGGCGGCAAGGGAGGGCTCGCTTTTGGCCACGAGGGAATCGACCATCCGTGCCGCCTCCTGAAGGCGGGTGTCGAGCACATGTTCGAGTTCCGCCTTGGCCCCCACGAAAAGCCAGAGGATGCCGCACAGCCATATGACGCCCGTGGCAGCGACCAGGATGGTAAAAAGACGCCGACGCAGAGACGTCATGGGGCGACCCGCATCCGGTAGCCGAGTCCGCGCACCGTTTCTATTTTTTCCCGGCCTACCTTGGCCCGCAAATGATGCACATGCACCTCCACTGCGTTGCTTTCCACTTCCTCGCCCCAGCCGTAGAGGCGATCCTCGATTTCACCTTTGGAGCGGATCGCGCCGGGATGCTCCATGAGGAGCGCCAGGACCGCGAATTCCCGCCGGGACAGCATGAGGGGCTGGCCATCCAGGGAGGCGGCCAAGGTTGACGGGTCAAGCTCGACGCCGGCGGACCTCAGGGAAGGGGCTGCACGGCCGGCGCCACGCCGTCCGATGGCCCGGATGCGCGCGGCCAGTTCGTCCAGATCAAAAGGCTTGCCGAGGTAGTCGTCGGCGCCGAGGTCGAGTCCTTTGATCCGATTCGAAATTTCATCAAGGGCGGTGAGCAGAAGTATCGGGGTGCGATCTTCCCGTTGGCGCATGCCCTTGAGCACATCAAGCCCGGAACCGTCCGGCAACATCAGGTCGAGCACCATGGCGTCGAAGGCCGTCGTGGCCAGTGCCTCACGGGCTTGAGCGCAGGTGCCGACCAGGTCCACGGTCATTCCGGCCAAGCCAAGTCCCACCTTGAGCCCGTCGGCAAGGACCTGATCGTCTTCGACAATAAGAATCCGCATGTCCGTTTCCTCCACCCGCCCCGGTTTCCTTTTTGCGCCTTAAGGCTGGCTTAAGGTGGGCAGTGAAACTGAGGGAAACTTCATTCAAGGAAGGAGCAGCATGTCAAGAGCATTTCCGTGGACGTACAGCCTGGCCTTTTTTGTCGCGCTGATCCTGCTTCCCGCCGTAGTGTCCGCCAAGACGCCGCCGCCAGCCGATGCGGTATTCCGACTGAGCGTCGTGCGAGGCGGCGACAAGGCCCTCATCTGCACCTGGGACATCGCCCCAGGGCATTATCTGTATCAGGACCGGATCGATGTGAGGACCGACGACGGCAAAGCCGTGTCCCTCATGCTGCCCGCCGGGGTGGAAAAAGACGATCCAACCTTCGGGACCGTACGCATTTATCATGATCGCGTGGAGGCGCCCATTGCCCGGGCGACCCTGCCTTCCTCGGGCGCGATCCATGTGACCTACCAAGGTTGCGCTGCACATGGCGTGTGCTACCCCCCCGTGCGCCAGAGAATCGATCTGTCCACGCTTTCGGTGACTCCGGAAGCAAAGGGTTTTGCACCGGAACCAGTCCGGTCCGCCGGGCCGGGGCAAACCGCGCAAGGCAAGACGGATGGGGTGTTTGCGTCCAAACTTTCCGGCGGCATGCCCTCTCTGCTGCTCAGCTTTTTGGGCTTCGGCCTGCTTTTGGCCTTCACGCCCTGTGTCTTCCCCATGGTGCCGATCCTTTCCGGCATGCTGGCCCGGTCCGGCCAGGAGCTTTCGGCCCGGAAAGGACTTGTCCTTTCCGCCGCCTACGTGCTGGCCATGGCCCTGGCGTATGCGGCCCTTGGCGTTGTGGCTGCCTGGTCGGGTCAAAATCTTCAGGTTTGGCTGCAAAGGCCCGTGGCGATCGTCGTGATGGGCCTTGTATTCGTGGTCCTCTCGCTTTCCATGTTCGGCCTGTACGATCTGGCCTTGCCGGCATCCCTCACTGCGCGCCTGTCACGGGCCACGGGTGGAGGCGGGGGCTCCGTCGGCGGCGCAGCGCTGCTCGGTTTCGGATCGGCTCTCATCGTCGGCCCCTGTGTGACGCCACCGCTGGCCGCGGCGCTTTTGTACGTGGCGCAAACAGGCGATGTCGCCAGGGGCGCGACGGCCTTGTTTGCCTTGGGCCTTGGCATGGGGATGCCGCTCCTTGCCTTCGGCGCATTTGGCGGCAGGTTGCTGCCCAAATCCGGGGCTTGGCTTGTCATGGTCAAGCAGGTTTTCGGTTTTCTCTTCCTGGGGTTGGCGATCTGGATGCTGGGGCGGGCGCTGCCTGGGCAGGTGACCCAAGGATTATGGGGGCTATTGGCGATCACGGCCGGGTTGTGGTTCGGCCTGCTGCGAAGCCATGGGCACGGGATGCGTCTGGCCGGCGGCGGGGTTGCCCTTTTCGGGACATTCCTGCTTGCGGCCAGTTTGGGCATTTTCCCTCTTTCTTGCCC
This DNA window, taken from Desulfovibrio sp. TomC, encodes the following:
- a CDS encoding anti-sigma factor family protein, which produces MNKPTASKKDCASVRRKLSAFADGEVSFDWFLAIEAHLKECPDCRLALVELRQLWQDLDDSISVQPRPEFAREVMRKITEQSPSSHRDWRNALANMFPAPAAIAAMVLFGLMMGGWMGRSLWQEGIGPLATGATSQEQAVTLDALDVFAPTPRGSLAQGYFVLVSEVTQVKQ
- a CDS encoding ABC transporter ATP-binding protein, producing the protein MYAVEIESLTKIYGKGETEVTAIADATFQVAPGELVAILGPSGSGKTTLLTAIGLINEPTCGRVVIDGTVVAANGWTPGQDLKRIRREKLGFIFQSHNLIPFLTAMENVMVALEINHIPRKEAKERAAELLSALNLGHRLNNYPTALSGGESQRVAIARALANRPKVILADEPTAALDTENGHNVMALLKKLAVENRSAILVVTHDHRMVEGFDRIFEVRDGRITHEVH
- a CDS encoding ABC transporter permease, whose translation is MNLAVRDIRYNKGRFILTSLGLGLLIGVVMSMGGIYRGLFADAMSISEATAADIWVVQQDTNGPFAENSRVPEDLKYRIAAVPGVAEASPLSFQTIQVDRQGKLFRFFLVGYDLQGLGGPPAILAGRGIRQKHYEMVVAQGMQMKLGETIHLGLHDYTVVGITGKMVSSGGDPLAYVSLSDAQDIQFKKDNNAIRNDRARNAATLSDIKTLSPPQAAAMASVISGITGSTHVVNTVVARLAPGADLEAVQERISRWNHYRAMSEAEQTRILTMGLIEKARMQLGLFRIILLVISAVIISLIIYTSTIDKIRVIATLKLIGSPNGVIVGMILEQSLLMGVLAYGIGYALITLTYEKFPRRIVLEASDLQGLFVLILAICTISSLVGIRKAMRVEPAEALGG
- a CDS encoding efflux RND transporter periplasmic adaptor subunit — encoded protein: MQRPGKKYWIAAAALVATAVLVKTTIFAPVSVKVTKLVSRDLTAQVYGNGTVEAKIVVGISSKITGKIVELQADQGDLVKQGSLLARLENDDLSEQVRQAEASVLKAQAAQNVEAATLQKALANVDLAKKNAERFERLLEKDYVPKKDTEELQVAFQVAKEEVSRAHAALESARMDEKLGTASQRFAQAKLADARIYAPSDGLILSRDLEQGAIVTPGQTIFQFTDPRTVWIKANVDESHMAGVRVGNAAIITLRSAPGEQFPGRVARIGRQSDRVTEESEVDVIFEPPIEHFRLGEQADVFLVTGAKNSVPSLPSVAIASRGKTRGVWVLKDGRLGFKAVDIGIEDRRDFVEVRSGLEEGEQIVVAPTQAMSAFADGQRAKVLQ
- a CDS encoding RNA polymerase sigma factor, yielding MSLVQDGDRMAFTCLIRRHEASVFRIIYRFFGKEDVANDLAQEVFLRVWRHCGNYVPTAKFTTWLYTVTANCCRSEAQSLWRRHIRLIGSFWTAGDAAAPEFPEPIVPTSSPEDALLQAEQSQLVLAAIRSLPNNQRLALVLRRYEELSYQEIAAILDCSVPAVDALLARAKASLLKKLAAHHK
- a CDS encoding Lrp/AsnC family transcriptional regulator is translated as MDEIDRKILAEIQLDGRLSVTELADRVGLSLSPCHRRIRALEQSGVIKGYRAHLDPGALGLNFSALVFVTLREGNRQAVESFEDAVMKVPEVIDAQRLFGDLDYLLNIVTCDLPSFQRLYDEHLSTLPSVQRLTSTLVMKNVVKDRSLPLIAR
- a CDS encoding LysE family translocator, encoding MAIGILAAFWAVSFLLVISPGMDWAYTISAGMRGRMVLPAVIGLLIGYLIITAIIAVGFGVLISQNVIIMTSITALGTIYLLWLGINTLRHPSVPQVGEAQESDSWSRWAIRGVGVSGLNPKGFILFFALLPQFTDPAASWPIAAQIMALGIVHIISCGVIYLLVGYCSKAVLQTSPRAARIVSQFSGASMTAIALLLFADQILRHS
- a CDS encoding cupin domain-containing protein, coding for MIVKSEDAQQRSFLGVDFVLLSHGSESMVAKMLYKAGDNVPFHKHPNEQSGYIISGKYRIIFNDQDQEIGPGDSYTIPRNVEHRIEIISPGEVLDVFSPPRADYI
- a CDS encoding ATP-binding protein; the protein is MTSLRRRLFTILVAATGVIWLCGILWLFVGAKAELEHVLDTRLQEAARMVDSLVAKSEPSLAAAASAAAMPEHYERQLSCQIWSLDGRLIARSGSAPDVSMTDKATGFSDRRILGENWRVYTIENPAKGVRVMIGDRLGQRDQLVADLVKGLSIPALLMLPVLSLLIWLSLGRGLRPLLDMAGELKSREADDMRPLPAQHAPVELRPLAEALNSLFAKVETARRHERDVTAFAAHELRTPLAGLKTQAQIAMAADDPSVRQGALRHILLSVDRATRLVRQLLTLAKLDSGLESIQAECVCVGVVIEEISKPAQPAARIVTVRIAPALRDFIVTANRETLGIALRNLHENAVQHTPEGGAITWDVMPNGQGVIIEDEGPGLAPDELPLATQRFFRGKRQPPTGCGLGLAIVEAVLQQMGGGLVLENREGGRGLKAMAVLPRATGSCP
- a CDS encoding response regulator transcription factor, which gives rise to MRILIVEDDQVLADGLKVGLGLAGMTVDLVGTCAQAREALATTAFDAMVLDLMLPDGSGLDVLKGMRQREDRTPILLLTALDEISNRIKGLDLGADDYLGKPFDLDELAARIRAIGRRGAGRAAPSLRSAGVELDPSTLAASLDGQPLMLSRREFAVLALLMEHPGAIRSKGEIEDRLYGWGEEVESNAVEVHVHHLRAKVGREKIETVRGLGYRMRVAP
- the dsbD gene encoding protein-disulfide reductase DsbD, producing MSRAFPWTYSLAFFVALILLPAVVSAKTPPPADAVFRLSVVRGGDKALICTWDIAPGHYLYQDRIDVRTDDGKAVSLMLPAGVEKDDPTFGTVRIYHDRVEAPIARATLPSSGAIHVTYQGCAAHGVCYPPVRQRIDLSTLSVTPEAKGFAPEPVRSAGPGQTAQGKTDGVFASKLSGGMPSLLLSFLGFGLLLAFTPCVFPMVPILSGMLARSGQELSARKGLVLSAAYVLAMALAYAALGVVAAWSGQNLQVWLQRPVAIVVMGLVFVVLSLSMFGLYDLALPASLTARLSRATGGGGGSVGGAALLGFGSALIVGPCVTPPLAAALLYVAQTGDVARGATALFALGLGMGMPLLAFGAFGGRLLPKSGAWLVMVKQVFGFLFLGLAIWMLGRALPGQVTQGLWGLLAITAGLWFGLLRSHGHGMRLAGGGVALFGTFLLAASLGIFPLSCPLAACVDAPAASMGTAGGFFRKVSTTEGFNMAMAEARAKGQPILVDFSADWCVACREIDQEVMADSAVHSRLLNVSIIRVDVTADTPESRALMQRFNVIGPPTMLFFNAHTGLEMDNSRSVGAVSVEQFRQALEQVGA